The proteins below are encoded in one region of Streptomyces ficellus:
- a CDS encoding cytochrome P450 yields MTTCSVPLTPVPGPRGLPVLGNLPEFGRDPLAFLTRLRDEFGDAVRWSLGPRPSLFLSHPEHIAELLGARERAYDILDIGWAFKRVVGQSVIMSKGEDWRRKRSLVQPTVRPRQVRAYAATMVDCARSAADGWRDGDRVDVRHQMALITQRVVLRCLFGNDLGDRTRALADAMNVAEQVIGAELRGMSLFLPGWVTTPARQRLRAAVSTIDAEVHRLIRARLREGRPQGGGAEAGRDDLLSRLLAARDEQGRPLSPREVRDEAVTLWAAGHETTSTALTWTWHLLSASPSARDRLETELDRVLGGRPPTIDDHDRLTWTQQIVKEALRLYPPAWLLAGVAREGATLGGTRLPAGTVVWCSPWTTHRDPRWFPRSTEFRPERWDGDSPDPVPDHAWYPFGGGQRTCLGARFAQVEAVLVLATLAQRFRLDLPPTPVTPRAALLLQPSAPLLATVRATGR; encoded by the coding sequence GTGACCACGTGCAGCGTTCCCCTGACCCCCGTGCCCGGGCCGCGTGGCCTGCCCGTGCTGGGCAACCTCCCCGAATTCGGCAGGGACCCGCTGGCGTTCCTGACCCGGCTGCGGGACGAGTTCGGGGACGCCGTCCGCTGGTCGCTCGGCCCCCGCCCGAGCCTGTTCCTGTCCCACCCGGAGCACATCGCCGAGCTGCTGGGCGCGCGGGAGCGGGCGTACGACATCCTCGACATCGGCTGGGCGTTCAAGCGGGTCGTCGGCCAGAGCGTGATCATGAGCAAGGGCGAGGACTGGCGCCGCAAGCGCTCGCTCGTGCAGCCGACCGTCCGGCCGCGCCAGGTCAGGGCGTACGCCGCCACCATGGTCGACTGCGCCCGCTCCGCCGCCGACGGGTGGCGGGACGGGGACCGCGTCGACGTGCGCCACCAGATGGCACTGATCACCCAGCGCGTGGTGCTCCGCTGCCTCTTCGGCAACGACCTCGGTGACCGGACACGGGCGCTCGCCGACGCGATGAACGTCGCCGAGCAGGTCATCGGCGCCGAGCTGCGCGGCATGAGCCTCTTCCTGCCCGGCTGGGTCACCACCCCGGCGCGGCAACGGCTGCGGGCGGCCGTGTCCACGATCGACGCCGAGGTGCACCGGCTGATCCGCGCACGCCTGCGGGAGGGCCGCCCCCAGGGCGGCGGGGCCGAGGCGGGCCGTGACGACCTGCTGAGCCGGCTCCTCGCCGCCCGCGACGAGCAGGGCCGCCCGCTGTCGCCCCGGGAGGTGCGCGACGAGGCGGTCACCCTGTGGGCGGCCGGTCACGAGACGACGTCGACCGCCCTCACCTGGACGTGGCACCTGCTGTCGGCGTCGCCCTCCGCACGGGACCGCCTCGAAACCGAACTCGACCGCGTCCTGGGCGGGCGGCCGCCCACCATCGACGACCACGACCGCCTCACCTGGACCCAGCAGATCGTCAAGGAGGCCCTGCGGCTCTACCCGCCCGCCTGGCTGCTCGCCGGTGTCGCCCGCGAGGGCGCCACCCTCGGCGGTACGCGCCTCCCGGCCGGGACCGTCGTCTGGTGCAGCCCGTGGACCACCCACCGCGACCCGCGCTGGTTCCCGCGGTCCACCGAATTCCGCCCGGAACGCTGGGACGGCGACAGCCCCGACCCCGTACCCGACCACGCCTGGTACCCCTTCGGCGGCGGTCAGCGCACCTGCCTCGGGGCCCGCTTCGCCCAGGTGGAGGCCGTCCTGGTCCTCGCCACGCTCGCGCAGCGCTTCCGCCTCGACCTGCCGCCCACGCCGGTGACGCCCCGGGCGGCCCTGCTGCTCCAGCCGTCGGCCCCGCTGCTGGCCACCGTCCGCGCCACCGGGCGGTGA
- a CDS encoding TAXI family TRAP transporter solute-binding subunit: protein MLQALSRIGRRRALQAWAVGLAVLGLLLWWLVPAGDPSPRGKVTFSTGVPTGVYQRYGELLEEALGRQVPDVAIQLLDSEGSRQNLERLASGEADFTIATADAVATYIRDSRPGAYDLRGCARLYDDYVQLIVPRGSKVRSTGDLRGLRVGVGQEGSGVRLIANRLLQAAKVDPETGIEPVSAGIDTMPTLLEQGKLDAFFWSGGLPTSAVQKLSERFPIRLVPLQDDLVNRVHEGGGSGRYYRSAVIPADAYALSQEGRPVDTVAVANLLVTTDRTDPALAEAFTRTVIQSRDRIGREVHPAQLVDLRTAVYTDPLPLHEGARRYYRSVKP, encoded by the coding sequence ATGCTCCAGGCCCTGTCCCGTATCGGCCGCCGCCGCGCCCTTCAGGCGTGGGCGGTGGGTCTCGCGGTGCTCGGCCTGCTCCTGTGGTGGCTGGTTCCCGCCGGTGACCCGTCGCCGCGCGGGAAGGTCACTTTCAGCACCGGCGTACCGACCGGGGTGTACCAGCGCTACGGCGAGCTGCTGGAGGAGGCGCTGGGGCGGCAGGTGCCGGACGTCGCCATACAGCTGCTCGACAGCGAGGGTTCCCGGCAGAACCTGGAGCGGCTCGCGTCCGGGGAGGCGGACTTCACGATCGCCACGGCCGACGCGGTGGCCACGTACATCCGGGACAGCCGGCCCGGTGCGTACGACCTGCGCGGCTGCGCCCGGCTGTACGACGACTACGTGCAGCTGATCGTGCCCAGGGGCTCCAAGGTGCGGTCGACCGGTGACCTGCGGGGCCTGCGGGTCGGCGTGGGACAGGAGGGGTCGGGCGTACGGCTGATCGCCAACCGGCTGCTCCAGGCCGCCAAGGTCGACCCCGAGACGGGGATCGAGCCCGTGTCGGCGGGGATCGACACGATGCCGACCCTGCTGGAGCAGGGGAAGCTGGACGCGTTCTTCTGGTCGGGCGGGCTGCCCACCAGCGCCGTGCAGAAGCTCTCGGAGCGCTTCCCGATCCGGCTCGTCCCGCTCCAGGACGACCTGGTCAACCGGGTGCACGAGGGCGGTGGCAGCGGCCGCTACTACCGCTCGGCGGTCATCCCCGCCGACGCGTACGCCCTCTCCCAGGAGGGCCGGCCGGTCGACACGGTGGCCGTGGCCAACCTGCTCGTCACCACCGACCGTACGGACCCGGCGCTGGCGGAGGCCTTCACCCGCACGGTGATCCAGAGCCGCGACCGGATCGGCCGCGAGGTGCACCCCGCCCAGCTGGTCGACCTCCGCACGGCCGTCTACACCGACCCGCTGCCCCTGCACGAGGGCGCGCGGCGCTACTACCGGTCGGTCAAGCCCTGA
- a CDS encoding sensor histidine kinase, translating into MRTRLLPLLLVLMAGVLLALGFPLAAALAAAQQQTVVVDRIDDTARFAALAQFVTERGPGIDERQSTLYGELVRYHEVYGIEVGVFFRDTTAMARAPKDWDVPASGEPRRAFREALLGRRSHDPPQVWPWQPNARLAVASPVVRDGDVVAVVLTDSPTGQLRSRILHGWLLIAAGEVAAMLLAVGAAFRLTGWVLKPVKVLDAATHDIATGRMKSRVAAAGGPPELRRLARSFNEMADNVEEVLEQQRAFVADASHQLRNPLAALLLRIELLALELPPGNDEIASVRTEGKRLAQVLDDLLDLALAEHAAADLRLTDIGELTGERVAAWRPLADEKGVRLTGRGTAVTAWADPVALSSALDAVIDNALKFTPAGEEVTVTVAADGDTSTIVITDGGPGLTDEELARIGDRFWRSNRHQNIKGSGLGLSISRALLTAGGGSLTYAHHEPHGLRVTVTVPRTAPDA; encoded by the coding sequence GTGCGCACCCGGCTGCTCCCGTTGCTCCTCGTCCTCATGGCGGGCGTGCTCCTCGCGCTCGGGTTCCCGCTCGCCGCCGCACTCGCCGCCGCCCAGCAGCAGACCGTCGTCGTCGACCGCATCGACGACACCGCCCGCTTCGCGGCGCTCGCCCAGTTCGTCACCGAGCGCGGGCCCGGCATCGACGAGCGGCAGTCCACCCTCTACGGCGAACTCGTCCGCTACCACGAGGTGTACGGGATCGAGGTCGGCGTCTTCTTCCGCGACACCACCGCCATGGCCCGCGCCCCGAAGGACTGGGACGTCCCCGCGAGCGGCGAGCCCCGCCGCGCCTTCCGCGAGGCGCTGCTGGGCCGCCGCAGCCACGACCCGCCGCAGGTGTGGCCCTGGCAGCCGAACGCCCGGCTCGCCGTCGCCTCACCGGTAGTACGGGACGGGGACGTCGTCGCGGTCGTGCTCACCGACTCGCCCACCGGGCAGCTGCGCTCCCGCATCCTGCACGGCTGGCTGCTGATCGCGGCCGGTGAGGTCGCCGCGATGCTGCTGGCCGTCGGGGCGGCGTTCCGGCTGACCGGATGGGTGCTCAAGCCCGTCAAGGTCCTGGACGCGGCCACCCACGACATCGCGACCGGCCGGATGAAGTCCAGGGTCGCGGCGGCCGGTGGCCCGCCGGAACTGCGGCGCCTCGCCCGCTCGTTCAACGAGATGGCCGACAACGTCGAGGAAGTGCTGGAGCAGCAGCGGGCCTTCGTCGCCGACGCCTCCCACCAGCTGCGCAACCCGCTCGCCGCGCTGCTGCTGCGCATCGAGCTGCTGGCGCTGGAACTGCCGCCCGGCAACGACGAGATCGCCTCCGTACGCACCGAGGGCAAGCGCCTGGCGCAGGTCCTGGACGACCTGCTGGACCTCGCCCTCGCCGAGCACGCCGCCGCCGATCTGCGGCTCACCGACATCGGCGAACTGACCGGCGAACGCGTGGCCGCCTGGCGGCCGCTCGCCGACGAGAAGGGCGTCCGCCTCACCGGCCGGGGGACCGCGGTCACCGCCTGGGCCGACCCGGTGGCCCTCTCCAGCGCCCTCGACGCCGTCATCGACAACGCGCTGAAGTTCACGCCCGCCGGCGAGGAGGTCACCGTGACGGTCGCCGCCGACGGCGACACCTCCACCATCGTGATCACGGACGGCGGCCCCGGCCTGACCGACGAGGAGCTGGCCCGCATCGGGGACCGCTTCTGGCGCAGCAATCGCCACCAGAACATCAAGGGCTCGGGCCTCGGCCTGTCCATCTCGCGCGCCCTGCTCACCGCCGGCGGCGGCTCCCTCACCTACGCCCACCACGAGCCGCACGGCCTGCGCGTCACGGTCACCGTCCCGCGCACCGCGCCGGACGCGTGA
- a CDS encoding response regulator transcription factor yields the protein MRLLLVEDDDHVAAALSAILKKHGFDVTHARNGEEALQAVLPAANAGRAPFGVVLLDLGLPDQDGYQVCGKIRKLTTTPVIMVTARADVRSRIHGLNLGADDYVVKPYDTGELLARIHAVSRRSAPDADDAGNGGTGGGNGGTDEAAPLRLGAVTIELPTRRVTVAGAEVQLTRKEFDLLALLAQRPGVVFRREQIISEVWRTSWEGTGRTLEVHVASLRAKLRMPALIETVRGVGYRLVAPAA from the coding sequence TTGAGACTGCTGCTCGTCGAGGACGACGACCACGTCGCCGCCGCCCTGTCCGCGATCCTCAAGAAGCACGGGTTCGACGTCACCCACGCCCGCAACGGCGAAGAGGCGCTCCAGGCCGTGCTGCCCGCCGCCAACGCCGGACGCGCCCCCTTCGGCGTCGTCCTCCTGGACCTCGGCCTGCCCGACCAGGACGGCTACCAGGTGTGCGGCAAGATCCGGAAGCTCACCACCACGCCCGTGATCATGGTGACCGCGCGGGCCGACGTCCGCTCGCGCATCCACGGCCTCAACCTGGGCGCCGACGACTACGTCGTCAAGCCGTACGACACGGGCGAACTGCTCGCCCGCATCCACGCCGTCAGCCGGCGCTCCGCCCCGGACGCCGACGACGCCGGCAACGGCGGTACGGGCGGCGGCAACGGCGGTACGGACGAGGCGGCGCCGCTGCGCCTGGGCGCCGTCACCATCGAGCTGCCCACCCGCCGGGTCACCGTGGCGGGCGCGGAGGTCCAGCTCACCCGCAAGGAGTTCGACCTGCTCGCCCTGCTCGCGCAGCGCCCCGGCGTCGTCTTCCGCCGCGAGCAGATCATCAGCGAGGTCTGGCGCACCAGCTGGGAGGGGACCGGCCGCACCCTGGAGGTCCACGTGGCGTCCCTCCGCGCCAAGCTGCGGATGCCCGCCCTCATCGAGACCGTGCGCGGCGTCGGTTACCGCCTGGTCGCGCCGGCCGCGTAA
- a CDS encoding amino acid ABC transporter ATP-binding protein has translation MSGVSVTKGAEDAVPTASDLVVLSNVNKHFGALHVLQDIDLTIARGEVVVVIGPSGSGKSTLCRTINRLETIDSGSITIDGKPLPQEGKELARLRADVGMVFQSFNLFAHKTVLENVMLGQVKVRKADKKAAEQKARTLLDRVGVGSQADKYPAQLSGGQQQRVAIARALAMDPKVMLFDEPTSALDPEMINEVLEVMQQLARDGMTMIVVTHEMGFARSAANRVVFMADGRIVEEATPEHFFSNPRSDRAKDFLSKILHH, from the coding sequence ATGAGCGGAGTGTCAGTGACCAAGGGCGCGGAGGACGCCGTACCGACGGCGAGCGACCTGGTCGTGCTGAGCAACGTCAACAAGCACTTCGGCGCGCTGCATGTGCTCCAGGACATCGACCTGACCATCGCCCGTGGCGAGGTCGTGGTCGTCATCGGGCCGTCCGGGTCCGGCAAGTCCACGCTGTGCCGCACCATCAACCGCCTGGAGACCATCGACTCCGGCAGCATCACCATCGACGGCAAGCCGCTGCCCCAGGAGGGCAAGGAGCTCGCCCGGCTGCGGGCCGACGTCGGCATGGTCTTCCAGTCGTTCAACCTCTTCGCGCACAAGACCGTGCTGGAGAACGTCATGCTGGGCCAGGTCAAGGTCCGCAAGGCGGACAAGAAGGCCGCGGAACAGAAGGCCAGGACGCTCCTGGACCGGGTGGGCGTCGGCTCGCAGGCCGACAAGTACCCGGCACAGCTGTCCGGCGGACAGCAGCAGCGCGTCGCGATCGCCCGTGCGCTGGCCATGGACCCGAAGGTGATGCTCTTCGACGAGCCCACGTCGGCGCTCGACCCCGAGATGATCAATGAGGTCCTCGAGGTCATGCAGCAGCTGGCGCGGGACGGGATGACGATGATCGTCGTCACCCACGAGATGGGCTTCGCGCGGTCCGCCGCCAACCGGGTCGTCTTCATGGCCGACGGCCGGATCGTCGAAGAGGCGACGCCGGAGCACTTCTTCAGCAACCCGCGCAGCGACCGGGCCAAGGACTTCCTGTCGAAGATCCTTCACCACTGA
- a CDS encoding glutamate ABC transporter substrate-binding protein, with product MKLRKTAAVAVAVLALSATACGGKEGSAGDKPAGVQPGATNAPALPKYVVATNVDLKGSPAFQAAKKRGKLIVGSKADQPYLGFEDQATKKRSGFDIEIAKMIAAELGFNESQIEWKTVDSSTRETAISKGQVDYYVGTYTINDKRKAQVGFAGPYYLAGADLLVRKDDTSITGPDAVKGKKVCSIKGSTPLQEIKKPQYGADTTELGKYSDCVQQLLTKQVDAVTTDDAILKGYAAQNPGKLKVVGKPFTKEPYGVGMDKEDKVLRDAVSNALDKGVKDGTYKKIYEATLGLSGSDYTAPPALERY from the coding sequence ATGAAGCTCCGCAAGACGGCCGCCGTGGCCGTTGCTGTGCTCGCGCTGTCCGCGACCGCCTGTGGTGGCAAGGAGGGCTCCGCCGGTGACAAGCCGGCCGGCGTCCAGCCCGGCGCCACCAACGCCCCGGCCCTCCCCAAGTACGTCGTCGCCACCAACGTCGACCTGAAGGGCTCGCCCGCCTTCCAGGCCGCCAAGAAGCGCGGCAAGCTGATCGTCGGCTCCAAGGCGGACCAGCCGTACCTCGGCTTCGAGGACCAGGCCACCAAGAAGCGCTCGGGCTTCGACATCGAGATCGCCAAGATGATCGCCGCCGAGCTGGGCTTCAACGAGTCCCAGATCGAGTGGAAGACGGTCGACTCCAGCACCCGCGAGACGGCCATCTCCAAGGGCCAGGTCGACTACTACGTCGGTACGTACACGATCAACGACAAGCGCAAGGCGCAGGTCGGCTTCGCGGGTCCGTACTACCTGGCCGGCGCCGACCTTCTGGTCCGCAAGGACGACACCTCGATCACCGGCCCGGACGCCGTCAAGGGCAAGAAGGTCTGCTCCATCAAGGGCTCCACGCCGCTGCAGGAGATCAAGAAGCCGCAGTACGGCGCCGACACCACCGAGCTCGGCAAGTACTCGGACTGCGTGCAGCAGCTGCTCACCAAGCAGGTCGACGCCGTGACGACGGACGACGCGATCCTCAAGGGTTACGCCGCCCAGAACCCCGGCAAGCTCAAGGTCGTCGGCAAGCCGTTCACCAAGGAGCCGTACGGCGTCGGCATGGACAAGGAGGACAAGGTCCTGCGCGACGCGGTCAGCAACGCCCTGGACAAGGGCGTCAAGGACGGCACGTACAAGAAGATCTACGAGGCCACCCTGGGTCTGTCCGGCTCGGACTACACCGCGCCGCCGGCGCTCGAGCGCTACTGA
- a CDS encoding amino acid ABC transporter permease, whose translation MNVLLDHFSEFRDGFIGTVSITAVSTAIALILGVAIAGFRVSPVPPLRWFGTAWVTLLRNTPLTLLFLVTTFVVPEILFPGMSAFVLGSIALGFYTSSFICEAVRSGINTVPLGQAEAARSLGMTFSQTLRLIVLPQATRTVLPPMSSILIALTKNSAIAGAFSVTELFGWQKLMSEEGYDIIPIFIWVSLAYLVVTFTISGVFRILERRMEVAR comes from the coding sequence ATGAACGTACTGCTCGACCACTTCTCAGAGTTCCGCGACGGCTTCATAGGAACCGTGTCGATCACCGCCGTCAGCACGGCCATCGCGCTGATCCTCGGTGTCGCCATCGCCGGTTTCCGGGTCTCCCCCGTCCCGCCGCTGCGCTGGTTCGGCACCGCGTGGGTCACCCTGCTGCGCAACACGCCGCTGACGCTGCTGTTCCTGGTGACGACGTTCGTGGTCCCCGAGATCCTGTTCCCGGGCATGAGCGCCTTCGTCCTCGGATCGATCGCGCTCGGCTTCTACACCTCCTCCTTCATCTGCGAGGCGGTCCGCTCCGGCATCAACACGGTGCCGCTGGGACAGGCCGAGGCGGCCCGCTCGCTCGGCATGACGTTCTCGCAGACGCTGCGGCTGATCGTGCTGCCGCAGGCCACCCGCACCGTGCTGCCGCCGATGAGCTCGATCCTCATCGCCCTCACCAAGAACTCGGCCATCGCGGGCGCCTTCAGCGTCACCGAACTCTTCGGCTGGCAGAAGCTGATGAGCGAAGAGGGATACGACATCATCCCGATCTTCATCTGGGTCTCCCTCGCCTACCTGGTGGTCACCTTCACCATCAGCGGCGTCTTCCGCATCCTTGAGCGCCGTATGGAGGTCGCCCGATGA